Proteins from one Listeria weihenstephanensis genomic window:
- a CDS encoding Crp/Fnr family transcriptional regulator — protein MVTLEKDINLQQILTQYHDNNQHSNNIQVIEAKKGDLIWNFSSKSDIYLFNMKGIVYFEEKIIVPTKEKSMLNTFLLFKDQSCDLGWLSIDEGAEKTLTALSESKIILVNKGFLNRLLENMSRSSEKYHIRTQQDMFKQLHQIRSYWMLLPAEQRVFEVIAWCITSNNSGFLPNCITQEIIAKLSNSSREYVNLILSKFKKQGIISLKPIIIKKIF, from the coding sequence ATGGTTACATTAGAAAAAGATATTAATTTACAACAGATTCTCACACAGTATCATGATAACAATCAACATTCGAATAATATACAAGTTATCGAGGCGAAGAAAGGTGATTTAATCTGGAATTTTTCAAGCAAATCAGATATATATTTATTTAATATGAAAGGAATAGTATATTTCGAGGAAAAAATAATCGTTCCTACGAAAGAGAAAAGCATGCTAAATACGTTCCTCCTGTTCAAAGATCAATCCTGTGATTTAGGTTGGCTCTCTATCGATGAGGGAGCAGAGAAAACGCTAACAGCTTTATCAGAAAGTAAGATTATATTAGTAAATAAGGGATTTTTAAATCGCTTGCTTGAAAATATGTCTAGATCTTCCGAAAAATATCATATTAGAACACAGCAAGATATGTTTAAACAGCTACATCAAATTAGATCTTATTGGATGCTACTTCCAGCAGAACAGCGTGTATTTGAAGTCATCGCTTGGTGCATAACTTCTAATAATTCAGGTTTCTTACCAAATTGTATCACACAAGAGATTATAGCAAAGCTAAGTAATTCAAGTAGAGAATATGTCAATCTCATCTTAAGTAAGTTCAAAAAACAAGGTATTATTTCACTGAAACCTATAATCATTAAAAAAATATTTTAA
- a CDS encoding Crp/Fnr family transcriptional regulator — translation MYLKETIDNFATSSNILKLLKKYPQFNHHCVEERVPKGQELLFGKRRDYFYLIEQGFVKYTYAGETGKNFSFFTPAGSFPFLPMYEEDIPTKSKLEALTDVTWWRIDFSFLKQTLLLEDPRNYILLHFAARTRRELYAIAVKDRLNSKERIYFSIISLINMGFRIETNTVELPIFLTYESLAELSNTSKGYASKVLLELRQEKILISNKKPWIISDVKKLKDLLEADNLPKPF, via the coding sequence GTGTATCTTAAAGAAACGATCGATAATTTTGCGACTAGCTCCAATATCTTAAAACTGCTAAAAAAATATCCTCAGTTCAATCATCATTGTGTGGAGGAGCGAGTTCCTAAAGGTCAGGAATTATTATTTGGTAAAAGAAGAGATTATTTTTACTTAATTGAACAAGGCTTTGTTAAATACACGTACGCTGGTGAAACTGGGAAAAATTTCAGTTTTTTCACGCCTGCGGGTAGTTTTCCTTTTCTGCCAATGTACGAAGAGGATATTCCAACTAAATCTAAGTTAGAAGCATTGACTGATGTGACTTGGTGGCGTATTGATTTTTCTTTTCTAAAACAAACGCTTCTATTAGAAGATCCTCGGAATTATATTTTGCTACATTTTGCAGCACGTACGCGTCGAGAACTTTATGCGATTGCAGTGAAGGACCGGCTAAATTCTAAAGAACGTATTTATTTCAGCATTATCTCTCTTATCAATATGGGATTTCGCATAGAGACAAATACTGTAGAATTACCTATTTTCCTTACCTATGAGTCCTTGGCTGAACTTTCTAATACTTCCAAAGGGTATGCTTCCAAAGTTCTACTTGAACTGCGCCAAGAAAAAATTCTTATTTCTAATAAGAAGCCTTGGATCATTTCAGATGTAAAAAAATTAAAAGATTTATTAGAGGCGGATAACCTACCTAAGCCATTTTGA